The Rhinoderma darwinii isolate aRhiDar2 chromosome 9, aRhiDar2.hap1, whole genome shotgun sequence sequence AGGACTTGCTGACATGTTTAGACAAATGCCAGGTGGGTAGCTTGATCTTGCTCTGCAGAAATTGAACTGACTTGACTTGCGCTGACGACTCTGTTCATCCACTAGGCAGCGGTATTGGCACCGGTCCGGGGGTTATACAGGACCGGTTCTCCCCAACCATGGGACGTCATCGCTCAAATCAGCTATTTAACGGGCATGGTGGGCACATCATACCTCCTGTACAGTCCCAGTTTGGTGAAATTGGTGGCAAACCGTTTCTGAAAAGCCAGGtaaggttttagtttttttttttccatttttatctAGGGACTCCAGTGCTGCTTAAAATCCTATTTGTAGGACTCCTCTCCAATACAGGTGGAACACATCAAAGTAGCCAATGTACAAGGAGATTTACCCTTTGTGCATTGCCGTTTTGGTGATCTACTAGGTCGCGTTGGCTTCTGGCGATTGCATTCTGGCTACGAACATCTGCAGTCTCTTTACTGTCAGCAAAACTAATATTGATTATTGCATTCAGTAATGATTTGGACTCTCAGTTGATTTTGTTAAtgtgaattgattttatttttcttaagGGGCAAGGTCAGATGTACCAGAGTCAGGGGCTCTTATCGCAGCAAGGACAGTCCAAGGATATGCCTCCCCGGTTCATTAAAAAAGGGCAGCTTAATGCGGATGAGGTATGTATCCCTGACAAATGGGACGGACTATTCTGCCCAATGATTAAGAAAAGACGCGTTATTACGAGGACAAAAACTGGCATctcccctttttttccccccatctccttttcctcctttacctGTCTTCCTCTCCCCTCACCCCACTCTTCACCGCTATCGCCCCCTTCTGGAGTACCCAGTGTCCTTTGAGCAAGATTATGAGATATGAGGGCATTCCTGCTGCGGTGTCTGATAATTGCTTCATGACTGAAGGTTAAAAACGCTCCAAACTTGCTTTCCAGATCAGCTTGAGACCAGCTCAGTCTTTCCTAATGAATAAAAATCAAGTGCCAAAGCTCCAGCCTCAGATGAGCATGATGCCCCCTCGCACGCAAACACCACCCATGGGACAGACTCCTCAGCTTGGCCTAAAAACAAATCCACCGCCCATCCAAGAAAAGCCTGCCAAGATCGTGAAGAAGCCTCCACCATCGAAAGAAGAGCTACTTAAACTTACTGTAAGTGGATCGTGAATCTGTAAAAAGATGCGGTGCCAAAAAGAGGGTCGTTATAAAATGAATGTATATCCGGCTCTGAGACATCACTTTGTGGTGCCTCTTGGGATCTAATGAAAGTCCATGGCTCATCTTCTGCTCCTGAATGAAGTCAAAGGGGCAGTGCAGCTTGTCCGTCAGTAGGGTCTGGATGATTTGGTGCCAATTCTGACGTTTATAGGACATCCAGAGGTTTTTTTGAAAGAATTCCCcctataacactttttttttttttttttggttcctCCCTTCAAGCTCCATTATTGTAGCAGCTCTAGCTGTGAGTGCTGCTTTTTGTCACTTAAGGTTCATTTAAAAGtaacagatttttattttctgttatcAAGAGATTCTATTAGTTGGAAATGTATCTAATGGTGTTAAATCTTGCAACACTTCATGGATTGCGGTTTCCCGTTTCAGGAAGCTTTTGTTACGGAGTACTTGAATAATGGAAATGCAGCCGATGCCATAAACAGCGTGAAAGAAATGAGAGCTCCCAAACACTTCATCCCAGAAATGATCAGTAGGATCGTCCTCCAATCACTAGACCGGTCTGATGAAGACAAGGAGCACGCCAGCTCTCTGATTGGTGTCTTGCGGCAAGAGGGTGTGGCCACCAGCGATAACTTCATGCAGGTAGTTTCTCATCTGTGTGTCTTGGGCGATgtccacacggcttattttcggagatgtaaacggccgaaaaatcggaagcagaacacctctagacatctgcccattgatttcaatgggaaatacagcattCTGTTTCGacaggccgtttttaaaaacttgCGTAAAAAATCGCCTGCGAACaggaagttcatgtcacttctgccatttttggagtcgtttttcattggctctctataaaaaaaaaaactgctgaaaatcaggagcggtgttCCcttttaaaacagctccgtattttcagcattttttttttttttttgctaagcgtcTGAACGTAGCCTTATTATCAGAGTCTCTGTTTTCCTTTTAACTGGTTATTTTGTCGTTCGTCCCCCTCTTTAGGCTTTCTTAAATGTGCTGGACCAGTGCCCAAAACTAGAGGTGGATATACCCCTGGTGAAATCTTACCTGGCACAATTTGCAGCCCGTGCCATAATTGCCGACCTGGTGAGCGTTTCTGAACTTGCTCAGCCCCTGGAGAATGGCACCCACTTTCCTTTGTTTCTACTCTGCCTTCAGCAGCTGGCCAAGCTTAAAGATCGTGATTGGCTGACGGAGCTGTTTCAGCAGAGCAAAGTGAATATGCAGAAGATGCTGCCGGGTGAGTGATGGGTATTGGGGGGACGTTCCTGTGCAGCAGAAGCAAAATCCACCAGCACCCGGGGAGGGTTGGCCGTGATCTGCTGCTTTCCCTGAGCCTTGACTCTGATATTGCTGCCGAGGGTCTTTCTTTTGGGGTCTGTCGGGCTGCCCTGTAAAGCGCTTGGTTTTGGGACGCGTTGCTTTACAGATCTTTATTAAATCCCCCAATTACAACAATGGCGCGTGATTTACTACAAAGACCAAACGGCATGAAGAGCTGAGCACACGTTCCTTATGCTAAATCTTATTCCTCCTTCTACTAGAAATTGACCAGAACAAGGACCGCATGCTGGAGATCCTAGAAGGAAAGGGCTTGAGTTTCCTATTTCCGCTGATGAAACTGGAGAAAGAGTTGTTAAAACAAATCAAGATGGATCCTGCGCCACAAACCATCTACAAGTGGATTAAGGACAACATCTCTCCTAAACTTCATGTAGATAAAGGATTTGTGAATATTTTGATGACCAGGTGGGTCTCCTCCCGCAGGGTCTCCTCCCGCAGGGTCTCCTCCCGCAGGCGACATAGCTCGGGTCTATCACTACATACTGCTCCATCTGCACAAGTGTGCGATAGTTGCCTGCGGTGACTAGCTTTCTCTCTTGGCACTGACCACTTCTCCTCATTACTCCCCTTTTCAGTTTTCTGCAGTATATTTCTTATGAGGTTTTTCCAACGGAAGATGATGAACAGACGGCGGCGCCATCCAAGGAGCAGCTGGATCTGGAGAAGCAGCTGCTGCTGTCCTTTAAGCCGGTGATGCAGAAGTTCCTCCATGACCATGTAGATTTGCAAGTCAGTGCCCTCTATGCCCTTCAGGTCCACAGCTACGTTAAAAACTTCCCCAAAGGTTGGTGCACTTCTCTCCCCCTCATCCCTCCCCTCCAGCTGCCTCCATTCATCTGATGACTCCCTCTCACGTACTGTCTTGTCTCCAGGCATGTTACTTCGCTTCTTTGTCCATTTCTATGACATGGAGATTCTAGAAGAAGAGTCCTTTCTGGCATGGAAGGAAGATATCACACAGGAGTTTCCTGGGAAAGGAAAAGCTTTATTCCAGGTAGGGTAACACTACAGTCTACTGCTCCAGTGGGAGAGAAGAGAACCCGGACCGCACGACCACTAGGCTATACTTCATTTATTGTGGATTGGCAAAACTAAATGTGTAAACAGGAGGTCCTGAAGTtacatttttatcaaactgagTCCACTGGCCACTTTACGGCGACctcttaagtgggtccctacccaATCAAGTGCAGTATTGCATGGCAACCAATGCCCCAGCACCCGCAGAGGGAGCAGCCCAGGAGGCCAACCGCATCCATGCCAGtgtaagccaccttggctctgggccacgtccccccacagatacagcaACACTGATCACCACACCACAAAAGTGACCAGATAGAGAAACCTCCCCCCTCCTTGTATTCTCTGTGGCTAAACTGAGAACAAAATGGATAGAAACCCTTATGCCGTCCCCTGCTATTTAAAAACACCTGGGCCAAATGGGTGGCACGCTGGTACCAGGCAAACAATGATGCCAGAGTTTTACGTTCGTGATCCATTACATGAATTATAAGGTTTCctgttctaaaaaaaatgtagctCCTGAATCGTTAACGTATTGTCTTCGACTGGAGAGTCCATTTACATTCACAAAGCTTAAAGGGATTCTCTCAATATTtatatattgatggcctgtccttggGGTCGGTGATCAATatccgatcggtgggggtcagactaCCGGCACCCCCTCCAGTCAGCTAACTGAAGGTGTTGCGGCCTCTTCATAGCTCACCAGGCACAGAGCCGTATACATCTGTATTTGGCGGTGCCCGGGATTGCTGTTTCGTTCAAGGAACGGAGCTGCGAACCGAGGCGCAGCAAATACGTACGTGTGCAGTGTCTGGTATACAATAGAGGCCAGAGCGTTCATCACTGCGGCCACTTAagtcagctgatcagcgggggtgttgggagttggacccccaccgatctgagcaTAATCAATATAAAATGCTCGGAGAACAACGCTCACACGTagccataccctaaggctgggttcacgagagcatgttcggtctgtaatggacggaacgtatttcggccgcaagtcccggaccgaacacagtgcagggagccgggctcccatcatcatagttatgtacgacactaggactccctgcctcgctgcaggacaactgtcccgtactgtaatcatgttttcagtacgggacagtagttccacggagaggcagggactcctagcgttgtacataactctgatgttaggagcccggctccctgcacggtgttcgatccgggacttgcggccgaaatacgtccgtcctttacggaccgaacattctCGTGAGACTCCAGCCTTATAGCAATACGAagtctgtcagtgactgccgctcACAGGGCTCTCTTTCGTACATGATCTGACGTCTGATCTTTCTCCACTTGCAGGTGAATCAGTGGCTGACGTGGCTGGAGACGGCAGAAGAAGAAGAATCCGAGGAAGAGGCCGACTAAAGAACCAGCCAAAGCCTTAAACGTTGTGCAGACATACTGTTGCTACGATGTAAACTGCGTTCTTTTGACCTAACCACTGCGAAAATACCATTCCgctgtaacgtttttgttttttcgcaATCTCCAATGCAGAGAGGCGCGTCGAATAGGATCCTTCTGCCTATAAGGTTTTTAAGTGTAACGTCTTAATCATAGTCTGCCATGCAATATTTTTAGAATATCTGTAATGTTTAGATCCGTGTATTAGCAGCATGCAATAATTCCATCCCATGTTCTCGAGAAGCCGGTCAATGGCACGGACTCTGCTGCCGCAGCTACCGGGGGTGTCAGGAGGGGAAACAAACTGATGGCAACACTGAATACTGTAGATGCACTTTGCTCGGTGTGATACTGGAGTTGTTGCAATATTTGGTTGTTACAGAGAATCTTTAACTGTAATCGATGGTTGTTGCCGTAATAGTATATAATATCGCCTGTATTTCTACCTCTAGTAATGGGCTTTTTGTGCTAGATTTTAATATCGCTGGGCAAGAAAGTGCGCAAgtctaaaagaaaaacaaaaaaaaaaaaacaaacctgaaaAATCTATGAAATCTAGACCTGGTTTTACTTGCACAAATTCTGCTCCATTTTGAGAGATTGATCGCTGCCCTGGAACGACCCTGCGGGGGCGAGACCGACAACGCTGAGAAAAATGAATTGGTTCTCCTTATAGTATTGAAATTAAGTCTACTTAATTTATCCAGTCCTGTTCATGCCCTGATTTTATATACTTGTATCTATCAATAAACATTGTGATACTTGATGTGTGTGACTGTATCTGCCCGGTGAGTCCCTGGAAGGACAGCAGCAGTCCCCTGGTTGGGCTCCTCGGAGACAACCAGAGTGATCCTGTCTTGTGCTCTAGTCACAGCCTGAGCTGCAGCCACAATTTAGTTGGTTACTGCTTGCAAACTCCTAATACTCCTCGCCCCCGATCTTATGTAGTGATAACGTTGCATTGGCTTTATATTGTCTTCTGCAGTCactttcagagctgcattcataattctgctagCTGTCGTCCTGACCATACCACTGATGTCCCATAATGCAGTTGTGCTATACAACATGGCGCTATGGAAGTTACTTGTACAATAAGGTACTGTATTGCCTGACGTATACACTACACCTCCTGCACTGCACCAACACAGAGTCCTTTAGAGACACAATCAGCAGCTCTCCTGCATATGTTAACGTGGATTGGTTATTGCCACCTGAATATCTCCCGCTCTCTTAGGATATATGTGTTAATAGCATTGATCAGTATGTACCGAGCGTGGGTTATTAATGCAGAGATTAGAGCAACGTCTCGCAGCAGgtgaccctaaatacagacactgaaccagcaggcaaTTGTTGGGTCTTGTagcataaaatctgcagaattgtcaatgcagctctgggtgtgactggagtataagacagatTAAAGCAATTCACTAGGAAAATGTTCCTGAATTCTATCCAGTCAGATGAGAACCTTGTGTAGAGGGGGTACAGGACAAGAACTGCAACTAGATGGGGTGAATGTTACATTGTGGGGGTCTCTACCTCCGGGTGATTGTCTATAGACGTCTCATCCTCCGCAGCTTGCCGGCCTGTGTGGGACTCTGCAGGTGGCGGATGATGGGGGTGCTGCTGGGATCTACGTGTGCAGTGTCGTCGTTTTTGCTTTTAATACTTCACAGATCTTGTGTAAAGAATCATGTCATTAAAGTGcaatccattaatttctacgcctTGTATCCCCCAGTCTCTTATTtcctgtgggggaggggggcggcTTTTATGTTCACACGACTTTCTTCACAGGAACGTATAGAAATCCAGAACAAACGACTAGACACGTCAATGTGACAAACTCCATATATTACACACAGCACAAAGAAGGCTGACAGAGCCCATCATAGAGGGgggcctctcccccccccccccccccccccaaaaaaaaaataatttggaaaGACTACCTATATGGGGTCCTGTCAGAAATGCAGCTTTCGAATGTCTGTCTTACTACAGTTTACCACAGCAGGAGCTACACTAAATATGAACAAGCAAAgggatgctgggagatttcagctctgaagcccgcagaatagggagtgcagctctagagtgtaatttaggatccgtacaggataagtaatgtatggacTCTGACTCTActagaagaatagtgagtgcagctctggagtataatacaggatgtaactcaggatcagtacaggatatgtaatgtatgtacacagtgacttcaccagcagaatagtgagtgcagctctggagtataatacaggatataactcaggatcagtacaggataagtaatgtatgtacacagtgaccccaccagcagaatagtgagtgcagctctggagtataatacaggatgtgactcaggatcagtacaggataagtaatgtaatgtatgtacacagtgactccaccagcagaatagtgagtgtagctctggagtataatacaggatgtgactcaggatcagtacaggataagtaatgtatgtacacagtgactccaccagcagaatagtgagtgcagctctggagtataatacaggatgtgactcaggatcagtacaggataagtaatgtaatgtatgtacacagtgactccaccagcagaatagggagtgcagctctggagtataatacaggatgtaacccaggatcagtacaggataagtaatgtaatgtatgtacgcagtgacgcCATTGTTTTTATGTAGAGGAGTTCTGTATATAAGCCGTATATTGGGGATCACCGGTTTCAGGATTTTTGccgttcttttgctttttttttcccctccgttgtgtttttttcccatcatttctaattttattacattctgTTGACTTGTGTTGGGGATAATGAGGTGCAGACGGGACTGGGCCGTGCTTTGTATTTTCTCTCTGGAGTTGAGACCATTCAGAATCACTGCGGTTTTTCTCAAGCTGCATTCACACATCGGGAGGGTATTGTCCAGTCTGTAGAGTGAAGGAGGGGGAGACGTTTCGTTGCAGTCGCATGcggtagattttgttgcagaattttctgcggCTGAATATTATTTGCAGAAATCCCGGCAGCTGCTGCAGAAatcacattcagatgaatgaaaagCAAAAAGGAAgacccctagtggctggcagggataaatgaacaatgagaaaaaaatgtcaggtcccaatttcccagccaccatagaATTGGTGTCAGTagtagcagttaaaatataacttttattaatgaatcaaacagacagacaacaacacaaggttaaaattgtatcaaaagacggctcgtgtgTATCGTAAGGATCAAAGTGCACGCACCCAGCACATCGCTGGACGCAAtgagagagactgattcggcagctgcagactgccgttcgtAGGATCAGTCCCACACAATGAGAGAAAGTGACTAAGCCGTCAGTGATTATtaagatggcgatagcccccccgacatgtttcgttacaaaagcaacgtcctcaggggataacacggggctaatgagcgcgcgtgtgAGATCCTGCTCCTTATATAAACTCGTATGCCTGACgtatgtgtgacgtgtgtgacaACGGCTCTACTATCTGCCAATCAGGCAGTCATAAATGACGAGCCCCCACGCCAAGGAGAGTGGCAAGGCAGGGAGCCAATAGAACACCGTGACAATGTGTCAAATCATAACGGGAGCTGCACGCATGCGCACAGCTGCCGAAACGGGTAATTGTTATCCGGAGAGCTCTATATGCAGGAAGAGTGACAAAACGGGCAACCAATAGAGAGTTCAGAACGGCGCTCAAATAAGGTGCACTAATCAAACGAGTAGATGACGCCGGGATCCTCAATAAGTGGTGGCAATAAATGCCACACAAGAATAGCGCATAAATTACGTATCAATTACAATACGAACGTCACAATATCCGCAGAGAGAGCACAAATACAATCACGAGTGTCACACATAAGATAAATGTACACAGGTGCATAATAAGAAATATTCCCAAAAGAGTCTAATAAGCATAACCAGATAGTAGGGAAGAGCAGGGAGCAGATGAAGTTGTCTGTTATGTCAATGACAACAATCAATAGTAATACCTACCGAACATTAATGTAGTGAAGCTAGATATGCATCAGGACTATATGAGTAGTAATCAGTGTGTCTCATGAACTGTCAGACCGACAGAGGTATCACATGGAAGAAAGAGGGATATTCAGCAAGAATGGTATATACAGCAAGAAAGGTTTACTGCAAGGGAAGAAGATAGTTTAGTATTTTTTACAGGAAGGCCATAAAGGTAAAACCCTCATTAAGGCCATTGGGGCTCAAAGAgctgagcctatgtatccatcgagcctcctcctgcagtagtctCTTATCTAGATTGCCAGCCCTAGGGCCAAGTTTTAATTGCGTAATGCCCCAGAATTGAAGGACCTTAGAGTCGCCCCCATGAACAGATCTCACATGTCTCGAAATGGAGGTATCCTCTTTCATATTAACACTGCTGACATGtctggagatccttctcctgagtTGCTGGGTGGTCTTGCCAACATAAAATTTGGGGCACGGGCATCTGGCAACATATACAACGTCAGTGGTTTGGCAATTGATAAAGTGTCTGATGGTAAATTGACAACCGTTTAAGTGGTTGGTAAAACACTTGGTCTTGGGCATGTATATACAGAAGGAGCATCTGCCACAGGGGAAGGAGCCCACTGTGGGAGATGAAAGCCATGTATCACGAGGGATGAGTGGTCTGGAGTAATGACTCCGCGTTAGGAATTCTCGAAGATTTCTTCCACGTCTGAAGGTCACATTCGGAATGTCGGAAATAGCGTCCGCTAAATCCGGATCAGACCGTAAAATAGCCCAATGCTTCTTTAGGATCTCAGAGACCTGAGTGGAACAGGTGTCAAAATTACCAATACACCTGATGTTGGAAGTTTCAGATCTTTCCTCTATTTTAGTTCTGCCATAGAGCAGTTCCTCTCTAGGGGTAGCCTTAGCTCTCGCATAAGCTCGATGTAGAATTTTTTTGGGGTAGcctcttgccaaaaatttatggaagagggcatcacattctaatttaaaagtgtgttcctcggaacagttccttctggccctaaGGTACTGACCGATAGGTATCCCCCTCTTAAGTGCTGGTGGATGAAAGCTGCCATATTGTAAAAAGCTATTGGTAGCGGTCTTTTTTCTAAAGACATTagtgtggacaccgccaccagaatccagagagatctgaagatcCAGAAAATCAatggtgtttttatttatttggtgagtgaatttcatgccaatgtcattgtgattaagtatatccataaaatcaagaaaaagtgtagtgtcaccatcccagaagatcagtatatcatcaatatacctcccccagaatagtatgtgacacgtgaaaaaaagtaaatcttcgttaaaaattaaagtgtcctcccaccaccctagaaataaatttgcatatgtgGGTGCGCAGACTgtgcccatagctgtgccttttacctgatggtagaatttgccatcaaataaaaaataattgtgggtgAGTAAGAATTTGAGAAGAGAAAGTATCAAAGTGTTGTGTGCCTGAAATTGTATTCCCTTGGTGTTCAAAAAATACTGTACCGCCTGTAGACCCAAATCATGCTTAATATTAGTGTAGAGTGATTCTACATCCACAGTGGCAATAAAAGTGgtgtcagtgacattgatcccctggattctggtgagggtgtccttagTGTCCCTTAAAAAAAGAGGGTAAAGCTTTAACAAAGGGTGCCAACATTTCATCAACATATGTGCTGATGCCCTGTGTCAGGTTGTCATTTCCAGAGACAATAGGTCTCCCAGGGACTGGTCTGGTATCCTTATGAATCTTTGGGAGTGCATAAAAAGTTGAAATAGTCGGAGTGGAATTGTACAAGAATTTGAATTCGTCCGGAGTGATAAGTTGCCTAGATTTAGCATCGTCCAATAAGGAGCGTAACTCAGATGTAAAGAGATTCGTAGGGTTACTTTCCAAGATGACATATGTGGATCTGTCATCAAGTAATCTGTGTACCATGGATGTGTAATAAGTACGATCCATGATAACAATATTACCACCCTTGTCTGaggattttataataatttcattGTTATTACACAGAGTATCTAAAGCATcttgttccattttattcaaattattGGTGCCATGTTTGTTGGCTTTTAGTTTCCCCAATTCAGAGCTCACTAGTTTGACAAAAACGTCAATGTGTGCGTATTGTGCAAAAGGAGGAGTCATCCTTGATCGAGGTTTTAAGGAAGAGAAAGGGCCGGTGGCTGAACTAATGCGATGTTCATTTTCATCAGACAGGTCCTCAAGGACCTGTAATGTCCTACGTTCATTGAGGTCCATGGGATGTTCATCACTGGTcttggtcttaaaatatttatgcaatgccagttttctggcaaaaaGATGAACATCCTTAACCCAGGAGAACTCATCAAAAGCAAAAGTGGGAGTATAGGAGAGACCCCTCCGTAAAAGTGTCTCTTGATGGGGACTTAACTGTACAGAGGAAAGATTACAAATCTGTAAGTCGTCTGAGGTGTCATTAGCTGGTGTTATTTTGGTTGATTCCATGGAGTGTGATGTGTCCCTAAAAAAGGGAAAGCATTCGGGGGACCACTCATCAGGGAACTGGTGGCAGATGTAGATATAGGATTTCTCCCTAGGACGTCTACACTCGAAATTGTCCCCATAATATTTGGGGTCAATGGAATATTTGTAGTCATGGTCGTAAAGGAGGGACGAGCCAGAGACGAGACTGATGGTGTAAACGAAGTAGATGAAATTGGACGTTGTCCACTGTGAGGCAAACATGGTGCAGAGAATTTTTGAGATGCAGCGGGTGTTCTCTTAGACGGATTGTATTTATTGCCTCTGATTTTACGTTTTGCTCCCAGCCTGTTATCATCAGAGGCTGGTCTCGAGTCGTCTGTTCCAGATACGTCAGACTCTGAAATATCCCCTCGAGACCAGCCTCTGATGATAACAGGCTGGGAGCAAAACGTAAAATCAGAGGCAATAAATACAATCCGTCTAAGAGAACACCCGCTGCATCTCAAAAATTCTCTGCACCATGTTCGCCTCACAGTGGACAACGTCCAATTTCATCTACTTCGTTTACACCATCAGTCTCGTCTCTGGCTCGTCCCTCCTTTACGACCATGACTACAAATATTCCATTGACCCCAAATATTATGGGGACAATTTCGAGTGTAGACGTCCTAGGGAGAAATCCTATATCTACATCTGCCACCAGTTCCCTGATGAGTGGTCCCCCGAATGCTTTCCCTTTTTTAGGGACACATCACACTCCATGGAATCAACCAAAATAACACCAGCTAATGACACCTCAGACGACTTACAGATTTGTAATCTTTCCTCTGTACAGTTAAGTCCCCATCAAGAGACACTTTTACGGAGGGGTCTCTCCTATACTCCCACTTTTGCTTTTGATGAGTTCTCCTGGGTTAAGGATGTTCATCtttttgccagaaaactggcattgcataaatattttaagaccaagACCAGTGATGAACATCCCATGGACCTCAATGAACGTAGGACATTACAGGTCCTTGAGGACCTGTCTGATGAAAATGAACATCGCATTAGTTCAGCCACCGGCCCTTTCTCTTCCTTAAAACCTCGATCAAGGATGACTCCTCCTTTTGCACAATACGCACACATTGACGTTTTTGTCAAACTAGTGAGCTCTGAATTGGGGAAACTAAAAGCCAACAAACATGGCACCaataatttgaataaaatggaacaagATGCTTTAGATACTCTGTGTAATAACaatgaaattattataaaatcctCAGACAAGGGTGGTAATATTGTTATCATGGATCGTACTTATTACACATCCATGGTACACAGATTACTTGATGACAGATCCACATATGTCATCTTGGAAAGTAACCCTACGAATCTCTTTACATCTGAGTTACGCTCCTTATTGGACGATGCTAAATCTAGGCAACTTATCACTCCGGACGAATTCAAATTCTTGTACAATTCCACTCCGACTATTTCAACTTTTTATGCACTCCCAAAGATTCATAAGGATACCAGACCAGTCCCTGGGAGACCTATTGTCTCTGGAAATGACAACCTGACACAGGGCATCAGCACATATGTTGATGAAATGTTGGCACCCTTTGTTAAAGCTTTACCCTCTTTTTTTAAGGGACActaaggacaccctcaccaga is a genomic window containing:
- the EIF4G2 gene encoding eukaryotic translation initiation factor 4 gamma 2, with amino-acid sequence MQRALVGAESAGCAPVTHSDPIARKRCEYLGKTPGPGVQRWIPSRSTRRDVNSTNNSANNTAHTSASEKERHDAIFRKVRGILNKLAPEKFDKLCLELLNAGVDTKLILKGVILLIVDKALEEPKYSSLYAQLCLRLAEDAPNFDGPSTEGPPGHKQSTTFRRLLISKLQDEFENRSKNVDLYDKRDGPLLPEEEEQRAIAKIKMLGNIKFIGELGKLDLIHESILHKCIKTLLEKKKRVQLKDMGEDLECLCQIMRTVGPRLDHEKAKSLMDQYFARMCALKTSKELPARIRFLLQDTGELRKNGWAPRKAFIDNGPKTIHQIRQDAVKDLGVFIPAQGMRSDFFLEGPFMPPRMKLDRDPLGGLADMFRQMPGSGIGTGPGVIQDRFSPTMGRHRSNQLFNGHGGHIIPPVQSQFGEIGGKPFLKSQGQGQMYQSQGLLSQQGQSKDMPPRFIKKGQLNADEISLRPAQSFLMNKNQVPKLQPQMSMMPPRTQTPPMGQTPQLGLKTNPPPIQEKPAKIVKKPPPSKEELLKLTEAFVTEYLNNGNAADAINSVKEMRAPKHFIPEMISRIVLQSLDRSDEDKEHASSLIGVLRQEGVATSDNFMQAFLNVLDQCPKLEVDIPLVKSYLAQFAARAIIADLVSVSELAQPLENGTHFPLFLLCLQQLAKLKDRDWLTELFQQSKVNMQKMLPEIDQNKDRMLEILEGKGLSFLFPLMKLEKELLKQIKMDPAPQTIYKWIKDNISPKLHVDKGFVNILMTSFLQYISYEVFPTEDDEQTAAPSKEQLDLEKQLLLSFKPVMQKFLHDHVDLQVSALYALQVHSYVKNFPKGMLLRFFVHFYDMEILEEESFLAWKEDITQEFPGKGKALFQVNQWLTWLETAEEEESEEEAD